The Choristoneura fumiferana chromosome 5, NRCan_CFum_1, whole genome shotgun sequence region ctctttattgtacaaaataagtaaacaaacacaattgttAAAccatgagatatatgtacaaaggcgaacttatacCTAGGATAACCAAACCAAAGCTTAACGTTGTCAATGTAATGTGTCGTGTTGTGTAGCGGCGACAACCGGTCGGCGCTGCGGCCGCTGGTGACGGGCACGACGACGGACGGCGCGCCGTTCCGCGAcccgccgcgcgcgcgcgcccgcccgccgcgcccgccgcgcatCTACTCCGACATACTCATCGCGCACTCCACGCTGCCAGGTATGACCATTTTTAGGCTTCCGTATCCGAAGGATGACACACGGAACCCTGTGAATAGGCAGAAGGACTTCCAACTTTAGTAATTGGAATATTTTAATGGTCCACGTCTGGGTTTCGGAACGTTCCATCCTTTTCCTAAAACACCTTATCCAAAATAAAGGTTTCCTAAATCGACCGTATGCCAAAAGGCCCGTTTCTCATAGCGTCCGTATAccaaaagacccgtttctcatAGCGTCCGTATACCAAAAGGCCCGTTTCTCATAGCGTCCGTATAccaaaagacccgtttctcatAGCGTCCGTATAccaaaagacccgtttctcatAGTGTCCGTATAccaaaagacccgtttctcatAGCGTCCGTATAccaaaagacccgtttctcatAGCGTCCGTATAccaaaagacccgtttctcgTAGCATCCGTATGCCAAAAGATCTGTTTCTTATATAATACCTGTATTCCTATACGAACCGTTTCTGATAGCGTCCGTATACCATAAGATCCGTTTCTCATTTTCCATATTGTAAAGAGGTTTCACAAATACACATACCTACGTATTAATCAACGGGTGTTTTGTGAAATGGATATCAAGACAAACGTATGTTTTGGGAGAAGCACATTATGAAAAACGGATTATTTAGGAAAAGGTAGTGACGGGAACGGTCATTTCTGAATTAGGTATTTTTGGGAAACGTATATCAAGCCAAACGTACCTTTTGGGACAAGCACATTTTGGGAAACACTTATATCAAGAAACGGATTATTTAGGAAAAGGTAGTGACGGGAATGGATGTTTTGGGAAACGGACAGAACGTTCCGAAATCCACGTCTGTTGTAATGCGATTTCAATAGAGTACctagtttaattataaaatgaatgGTTGAACAGCATGATGCGACAGTTCGGTTTGTGGTTGATAATATTTAGTGTGTTGTGCGCTGCGCAGGCTACGTGTCGCACCGCAACATGGACTCGGGCTCGTGGTACATCCAGGCGCTGTGCGCGGTGttcgcggcgcgcgcgcacgactGCCACGTCGAGACGCTCTTCACGCTCGTGGACCAGGCGCTGGAGTGCCGCTTCGGCCCGCAGACCTCCGACGTGCACAAGTGGGGCTTCAACGGGAAGCTCTACCTGCACCCCGGCCTCTTCGAGGATTGAcccccgccccccgcgccccccgcgctaTACGCACCACTTTGTTTGCGCTGCCATTTGAATATAACGAAACACCGATTTATTTAGGTGCTTCGGCCAATTGAGACCAAACTATAAACGCCATATATGCCAATAATTTTGCCGTAATTGGTACTTTCCTTCGGACAGTATTATTACCAGAAATTTATAATGTTGTATTGTAATAGATCGGCGATGCAAGGGAAAGAGCAATACATGCCATAcatgtcattttatttattagtcaagaaaaattacagcattacagttaaaacaccaatgcgctgacATGCTTTTACACTATTGACCTGTATGAACCTGTAACAAATTTAAAGAATAATGTGTGTTATTCTTGCACATACCTACGCaaatagctgtaatttttttttgtctcgtTTCTTCAGAGCCGATCTACTTAAAACTGTAGTATATTCTAAATCTACGAATTTTTGCTAACGACTACTTCTGaaccttaaggggctgtttcaccatccattgattagtgttaactggcggttaggtgtgatgccgtctctatttgttttgttcgaatagacggagacggcatcacacctaaccgccagttaacactaatcaatggatggtgaaacagcccttaagtgttatattttaatatataaaaatgaatccctatttcccttggtcacggcatcacacgtgaacggctggaccgatttcgctaattctttttgttgttgtttgctattgtcaggagaaggttcttataaaagatttagaaattaaaaaaaaaactacaggggcgaagccgcggcacCAGCTAGTAAGTGATAAAATTTTCGCCGAACATTCCAAACGTTATTTTCAAATGGTAATGCAATCTCTGCTAATAAGTGTTACGTGGTGTTACTAACGTGCTGTTGACTGTCTGCTCAATTTTCCGAAGCACGTGCGTGTGAAAGAGCATGTTTGAAACTTGAAACACACAGAGTGCcgtggcggggcggtgcgggttgtaatattcgagctaacgtgaaagagaaTACCGCGCCACCGAATATTACAAcaggtaccgcctccgcgccgcgctgcaccgccccgccaccgctctctgtgtgtttctagcttaacAGATGAAATAAATTCCATAAATTGTAGTCTCCCAGTACAGTCCGCTCGCAATATTTTTAAGATACAAAATATGAATTAGGCAAGGTGAAtgttaactaataatatttgtcacaaaataaaatatgtacatgaaaaaaaaacaagtaggggtcgcgaaatatttcttcatactaaaagggtcgtgtcatgaaaaaggttgaaaatcACTGCAATAAATGGAAGACTGGGACTATAAAAATAAAGGTTTTGTACAAGTCGTCTCTTTATCATCTGAGCATTATTGTGAACAAGACAATACGATTTCGTTGTGGCCATAACATTAAAAGTCCATTTTGACTCATTGTTGGAGTAAATGTTAGGACGATATTTCAATcgtaactttaaatttaattttaggcATACTAAATTACGACTGACTACTAATAAATGTGTACGTTATGTTATGTAGGTAAGGAAGAGAGAATAGTGCCGCCAATaccgatagttttttttttttatctagtatttgggatggcgggagctcgcctttgataggcaggagtggagcaagagaggagaggcctttgcccagcagtgggacacaaagataggctaataaaaaaaaaaaaaaatctagtattttaacgaggctttaatacaccaaatgtgactatgtcagcgtcatggggagcctcagttatatacaccacactacaaattTCACGCTCTCCGTTGCACTGAagccacgtctctggatgcaaaggcctgtctaatgaacctgtaaatcagcAAGCTGTCGACtcagaattacatttacacctccattgaacaagcccataccatccaaatacctgtctctgatgtccttattctgatcacattccaaaagaaaGTGAAttaggtcttcagtcttattacaacctatacacaaaGGTGATTGCACAACTCAATACCGATAGTTAGAATCAGTTCTGTCGAATTTATGGGGATCTCAAACTTGGTCACTGAAACTTAATGAACTATGAAGAATTTCTTTgttcagtgtggaggtggaggaactgcatgaacacgcatattttgcataaacttaactatcataaggtcgcgggtgagcaaagaaattattttagttcattgatatggacctccgcaaagtaacgcctgattcaataaatcactgAAACTTACTTAAAAACGGTCTGATTTTACTTTCACCCGTTTTTTGTTCACTTTAGACAGCTGAAAGAtgtgtttaaataacaaaagatCTGAATTTTCATTTCACACGATGGGCACAAAAACGTGACACCTTGCAAACAGTATATTGGATAACTTTTTCAAACATTCTAAGAAACTCCATTTGACGGTAGGTTTCCTAATGAGTTGAATATTTTTACATACTAGTTATATAATACTTATGATATGAACATTTTTCTTGATCTCtacatttttaatcaatttttaatgaaatgtaTCTGtccgtttttattttgttggcCAATGGTGCTGGATATgcgaatatttatttgtgtacCAATTACTTTCAATACATACCTACAGTGTAACGCTTATCGAGCTGTCGAGAATCTCTTGGACCACTTTCCACTAAGCCATATACGGTCGTGGGCCGTGGGCGGAATTAATATTGATGCTGTCGGTCTTGCATACGGGTGCTTCCCTTAGGACGATACGATAGTAGTTAAGGataattaatatacctaatcaTAAATTATGAACTTGAATGAACCCGCTGCACTTATGACTTATTTAGTACTTGTAATGAATTGTCTACTCTTAACAGGTATGTGGGTTCAGcttcagtattttatttagcaATGCATTTATACTGAAATAATGAATTTGTGATAGGGGAATTGAATATATCAAGTAATTGTTCAATTTTTATGCAATTTTATTGtgatctaaataaaatattgtttctaaagattgtttttttttattcttaccaaatagtcaattttgtttttaaggtTGATGAAGATTctaaggaataaaaataataattgcagaAGTACTTTTATTCAGTTTACAGTTACACTATCAAACACcacatacaaaaatatatgtacatttTAACAGGTAGGTTAAGTAGTaacttttctataaaatttacaaaagtgaataatcctgaatttttaacaatttcTTGGCAATCCAACGTAAAGCGCAGATTGAAGTCAAGTTTTCAATGAAAATCTGTTATTTACTTGCAAAAAAGCACGTTAAATGTAATATGCCCTTTACAAGGGACGCAAGAATGATGTCATGTCGATGCGCGCGGTACTGGGGACAACACATACGAACTAAATCTAACAGATTGTAAACAATTATTGCTTAAGTTAACACAACAGATCGTGTTTGAGCTTTTATAAcaataaactataataaataatgcgAGACTGGGAAAAGGATGGACAGGGTGAGCGGGGCGGCTGTCGGAAGACAGCGGGCGGCCGGTTAAGTACTAGCGGTCCGAGACAGAGACGGCCAGCGCGCCGAGCTTGCTCAGGTTGAGCCACTGGCGCACGCAGCGCGGCGCGCCCCCCTcgcccccgcagcgcgcgccccccgccggcgcccgcgccgccagcAGGTCGGCGTACTCGTCCAGGCGCTCCAGCCAGCGCTGCATGGGATCCACGAGCGAGCTGCGGTACAGCCACGTCAGCACGGCCGTCTTCGACCACCACGGCTCGAAGCTCTTCCACTCTTTGACGGCGGCATCGTGCCAGTTGCGTTCGGTCTCGACCGTCGCCTGGTACCTCAGCCAGTCGGTGCAGCAACGCGGCGGCTCGGGTGAAGTAAACGCGGGAAGTTCCACGGTGAGGTTGGCGAGCGGCGCGGCGGGGGGTGGGGGGCCGGCGGGGTGAGCGGGGGCGgtgggctgcgcgggcgcctgCAGCAGCGGCAGCCAGCAGGAGGCGAGCAGCGCGGAGGCGAGGAGTGCGGTCAACGTGGCCACGTAGGcagcggcgagcgcggcgcACGCGACGCCCGCGGCCGCCAGCTCGCCCgcgccccccgccgccgccgccaggtCCCCGTACGTGAAGAAGCCCCGTTCCTGCGCCTGTTTCAGAGCGACGCGCCGCTCCAGCCACGAGAGGCCCGATTCGAAACTCTCTTCGTTTACGTATACGTTCCAGTCCTAAAACGCAAAcaggaaaataaaacaatattaatacaCTCTTATTATTAGCTTCATATTTGTAACTAAATGTGTATCTActctaaatatgtatgtaacgGAATCTTTGGACTCttttacaagcctttatttactttcacttgtcccattgtctgtctgtctgttctgtagtcaaatcttgcaacttaaATTCGACCAGCTTCCAgtagtcgaattgacttgaaatttagcatacttatgtaaattgcgtgacaatacaataatctgatagcgacaccctggtagtccggccaggatcgtctccgctggACGGCACTCTTCAagggttaatggcatcgacttgaaatttggtatgcaaatgtagtttaggtgacaacgCAAGGAaagaacaaaaagtacagtcatcaaaaaagcttaaattaataatgaaattttcACTCAGACAAGACAAAGTTGCAAGCGAGACTATTATTGCAGTGCTTATTGCAAGCTACAAGGAAGAACATATAGATGCAGAAGATATAACTAAGTGAAGGTTTAGTGTTATGGTTGTCTCTGTATCTAATCAAGTACTCACAATAGCGTTAAGGAATTCAATTTCTAGTCTTTTGAGATCAGCAAGGTCCACGTTCCCGGCGGCCGCCCACTCCGAGCAGATCACCTCTTCGTCCTCGCCGTCGTCCTGCAGGAACTTGTTGCCAACCATCTAGACAGACAACTCGTTAAATACCCTTCAACTGCTTAGTTACTGTTACTACAGAATACAACAAATCGTTTGAATAATCTTGACAAAACAGCAGCATTATGTGAACTTTTTTCACGGTAATTTCCTCAAGTCGGCTTTAAAAGACttaacaacttaaaaaaaaaagtttactcaTACTGTTGTTGGGTCAATTTACATATTTCATTCAATacaatttaaatgttttgttatgACTTTACCGATTCTTTGAATCTTTGTTTACTTTAGTTTTACTGATATAAAAttgtgagaaaaataaaatttaattgcacGTAAATGACCTGAATACACAACACGATAATGATGGAGTGTATTATTGGAGTAAATAGATTATTGACTCAAGTGTGCTAGTGCTAGAAGCAAAATAATTTCGATTCATTTCTCACTTTTGCGTATTATTGAAATGCACCATTTACATTCAAAATAGTCAACGTAAGTTTTGATAGTCTTCTTATTAGGAGGAAACTTGAATTTTTGCATTTTGATTGTACAGTAATTGAATTTTAAGTTGCTGtggtgaaaaaaataaatcacataCATAAGGGCCAATTGGCGTGCGGTAGGTCAAATCCAGGGTAGGGTATGGCTGCCAGTTTacgcctgcagcagcgcgccacccCACTGCAGCACGAAGAATTTCGTATATAGACCTTTCAGTAAGTGTCTGTCGTTCGCGCGTATATATTTGCCGTTCGCACAGAGACAAGTAGTGAAGGTCATTGCGCGAAATTCGTCGTGCTCCGCGACCGTACTTTAGACAGCACTAGCTCTGCCTACCCTCAATGCACGCCCCGGCTGGCCAATACTCTTGAAAACATATCTGTTTAATggtcattacaaaaaaaaaacctacaagtGAGACGAGGAAGAGTTcagcgggcgcggcggcggcgaggtAGTGCGGGTTGCGCGTGCGCAGCCGCTCGAGGTAGAGCAGCGCGAGCACGAGCGCGCACGGCGACACGCACGCGCCGCGCGCCAGCCGCGCCGCCGCGTCCGCGCGCAGCCGCCGCAGCGACCGCCCCTGCTGCGCCGCCGACCACAGCGCGCACGACACCTCTGCACCACAAACAACACCCACACCGCACCGTCACACCCTGTTTACATTATCCCTGTAGCCATAGCACTGCATTGCTTGATTAATCACTTCTAACTCATTAGAATTGCAGACCACAGTGTAACGTTACTAGCTCAATTTTACAGGAATAACATAAACAGGCATTTACAAAAAAAGAGTTTTGAGATTGCTATGCTATCAAGAATACAACATTATTAGACATTTGATGACATGAGTATTTAAAGTCTTGGTAGATAGTCAAAAGCTGGGCACCGATTCAGAGTTGCAATAATTAAATGGCTTGGAAACTAGGCTCAcatcaaattttgttttatgaacttTTAACTTTGTCACTTATGATTTTGATGTCATATTGCAATAAGTTGCATAAACAGGAATGCTAGCCATAGGATGTTTAAACCAAACCAAAGTTGCtcaatgtgaaataaaaaaaaaacaaccttaaCCTATAAGTATTCTGTTTAACtttactaaacaaaaaaaaacaatttaaataaaaaaaaaatcgtttttacttctcatgctcgaaaagttcgtgtttatgctgggtccaggcgacataaaattacttttgatgatctagtgcataaagaaaatctttgtctaagaccaaagtaatcaggtgtcaccagccacaaacgaaaaagtttctacatatttcttaaataacttttatattatttatataataataaaaatgaatcaaaataaaataatataataatatagtcattaatgaaaaataaaaggtacatagtaagtaaacaattgtttccattgttgctatttcatttcctcacaACCGGAGTTAAAAGTGaagtgtctatccacccttgcTGTACCGGCTTGGGTGGCTATACAAACATCTTGGgtaaatggcttgttttatgctcttgttatacaatctactattgttataaattttttcaCATACCAGTAACAGGAAGACTCAAACAGGGAAGTGTTGGCAGTTCTCCATAGTAGAGGGTTTTAGTGATGCGCTTCAGAAACTCTTTGTGGTCACCCATACTCTGTATGGATTAGCAATTTGTTACAATTCACACAGGTAAATATTTTGAAGAATAGTTAAAAGCGTCATGCTGTTGCATTTAGCATTTATTAGCAGTAAAGTGTGCTCGAGGAAGTCACGCTCGTTCACTGGTGGCAGCGATAAAGTAATATAATATTGATATTTGCgctaatttaaatttgtatcaTGTCTACACACCTAAGCTATATCCGCGGTAACAATGAACTTAAGTCATTCTatttaagttattaaaataaaaggttAACGTAAACACGTCACATGTGCGACTAGATAAGGTGTATGGTGCATGACTCGGCCACGACGTGACCTCCTTTTCATCATACCTTGATCTTGGCCCTCGATCCTTCACGTCTTCTCGTGGATATGTTGGACATTCTTATCAGTGCACCGCCGCCGGCCTtaaatatttacagaataatattacttatttaataacatgaaacaaatactaaaatttattcaaatctaTGATAACATAATTTGACGGTACGCACCttctatctcaaaaaaaaaacacacaatgagtgagtgaatgaatgaattaaattGGCGTTTGACGTTGACGAGTCGTGAATCTGACGTGAAGTGACAGACATACatgtgcggccacatgcagtcgctcgacccTTCTTTCCAGCGTCAACTTTGGTCACGTGACATacagcgataaagctgaaaatgttgagctttatcgctggaaaaaaaacctcttcaatttcggaaaaacactttttttcattcactctaatttttattatttgtatcactgccacgactgccactaaaggaggttaagaaattagcttccaagaccaagattattcctgcaagcagccatcgaCGCTGATGTTCAGGTGAGGCCACATGCACTCGTCGCTCGTTTGTAGTTGTAGCATAGTAAAAGACAAACCAATAGATATTTGGTTTTAATTAGCTTGAATCCGACATACGATATTGAGAAAGATACATATGACAACTTGACAGTAGACATAAAAAGGCATCGACAATAATTTAGGCCAGCACTAGTAAGGAGGTTATATATCATTCTCCCCGTCTATGTTTTCATCTCCTACCAGAAAGTCATGTAGGCGAGAAGGTAGCCGTCGATTCCTCTTGGGTCTTTCAAGGGCAGATGTTTCTTGTCTTGATTCATTTGCATTAGTCGGAAGACTTAGGTGTTGAGGTTGATCTGAAACAGGGCTATCCGGATTTACCAAAGAATCGGAAGCATCTTCAAATGATTCTTCTTGAAGGTCGATCGAAGAGCGAGAATCATTCGGAAGTGGGGCTAAATGTCTATTGGACACTGTGCTCTCCGTGCCATTCGACCTTCGAATTATCGAATAGTGTGGGTTATAGTCCAAGAGTTCAGCTTCCTCCACTAAGGGATCGTTTTTCGAGCGAACATTGTTCTTTACGAGAACTGGTCCTGGCACTAGCCATGTAGGCATAGATTCTCCATTAGGCGACCTCCGCGGGTAATTAAACAGTCTCTCGTGAGGAGTAGCATTGATGGACGTGCAGATGAGCGAACGGATAGAGTGGAGGGCGTTTTTCAAAACTCGTTCCCAGTATTCTACTGCCATGTTGTTGGAACGTAAACTGAGTTGTACTGCACGCCATAAAGTTCCATTTAAACGTTCTACTTGGCCATTGTAAGTAGTTCGGGAAGAGGCAATTCCGTTAGCTCTTAAAAAGTTTTCAGTTCCTCAGACATAAATGAGCTCCCTCTGTCGCTATGGTGTAAACATTTGATGATTGTCGCAGACGTCATGTCTTTACAAGGATAAGCCCATGGGAATCGGCTGTACTCGTCAATTATGGTGAGTAAATACTTATTTCCCGAATTTGAAGGAAGGGGTCCTTTAAAATCCATATTCAGCCTTTCAAAGGGGGCCAGTGCTTTTATTAGCTGTCCTTTTGTCGCCAAGAAGCGGGGTTTTATTTCAGCACACACTCTACAAGAGGTCGTCATAGTCTTTATATCATCTATGGAGTAAGGTAGGTTCTTTGAGCGTACCCAATGGTACATCCTCGTTATACCAGGGTGACATAGTAGAGCATGTAACTCATACAATTTGTTATCATTCATTAGTGCGCAAACTCTAGATAGCGCATCTGCAGCAGTATTTTGGAGCCGGGTCGATAGATgatatcatatttaa contains the following coding sequences:
- the LOC141428434 gene encoding uncharacterized protein, which encodes MSNISTRRREGSRAKIKSMGDHKEFLKRITKTLYYGELPTLPCLSLPVTEVSCALWSAAQQGRSLRRLRADAAARLARGACVSPCALVLALLYLERLRTRNPHYLAAAAPAELFLVSLMVGNKFLQDDGEDEEVICSEWAAAGNVDLADLKRLEIEFLNAIDWNVYVNEESFESGLSWLERRVALKQAQERGFFTYGDLAAAAGGAGELAAAGVACAALAAAYVATLTALLASALLASCWLPLLQAPAQPTAPAHPAGPPPPAAPLANLTVELPAFTSPEPPRCCTDWLRYQATVETERNWHDAAVKEWKSFEPWWSKTAVLTWLYRSSLVDPMQRWLERLDEYADLLAARAPAGGARCGGEGGAPRCVRQWLNLSKLGALAVSVSDR